In the genome of Nocardioides seonyuensis, one region contains:
- the fbaA gene encoding class II fructose-bisphosphate aldolase, translating to MPIATPEVYAQMLDAAKEKSFAFPAINVSSSQTLNAALKGFADAGSDGIIQISTGGAEYLSGPSVKNMVTGSVAFAAYAAEVAKNYPVNIALHTDHCPKDKLDGFVRPLIDISAERVARGEAPLFQSHMWDGSAVPLEENLQIAEELLARCAAANIILEVEIGVVGGEEDGVANEINEQLYTTPEDALATVRALGTGEKGRYMTALTFGNVHGVYKPGNVKLRPEILKAAQEAVVAELGLESGARPFDLVFHGGSGSTAEEIGAAVDYGVVKMNVDTDTQYAFTRPVAAHMLQNYDGVLKIDGEVGNKKQYDPRAWGKAAEAGMAARIVEACENLRSSGKTVGA from the coding sequence ATGCCCATCGCCACCCCCGAGGTCTACGCACAGATGCTGGACGCGGCCAAGGAGAAGTCCTTCGCCTTCCCGGCCATCAACGTGTCCTCCTCGCAGACCCTCAACGCCGCGCTCAAGGGCTTCGCGGACGCAGGCTCCGACGGCATCATCCAGATCTCCACCGGCGGCGCCGAGTACCTCTCCGGCCCCAGCGTGAAGAACATGGTCACCGGCTCGGTCGCCTTCGCCGCCTACGCCGCCGAGGTCGCCAAGAACTACCCCGTCAACATCGCGCTCCACACCGACCACTGCCCCAAGGACAAGCTCGACGGCTTCGTCCGTCCCCTGATCGACATCTCCGCCGAGCGGGTCGCGCGCGGCGAGGCGCCGCTGTTCCAGTCCCACATGTGGGACGGCTCGGCCGTGCCGCTGGAGGAGAACCTCCAGATCGCCGAGGAGCTGCTCGCCAGGTGCGCCGCGGCCAACATCATCCTCGAGGTCGAGATCGGTGTCGTCGGCGGCGAGGAGGACGGCGTCGCCAACGAGATCAACGAGCAGCTCTACACGACCCCCGAGGACGCGCTGGCCACGGTCCGCGCCCTCGGCACCGGGGAGAAGGGTCGCTACATGACGGCGCTCACCTTCGGCAACGTGCACGGCGTCTACAAGCCGGGCAACGTCAAGCTGCGCCCCGAGATCCTCAAGGCCGCCCAGGAGGCCGTCGTCGCAGAGCTGGGCCTCGAGTCCGGAGCCCGACCGTTCGACCTGGTCTTCCACGGCGGCTCCGGCTCGACCGCCGAGGAGATCGGCGCAGCCGTCGACTACGGCGTGGTCAAGATGAACGTCGACACCGACACCCAGTACGCCTTCACGCGCCCCGTCGCCGCCCACATGCTGCAGAACTACGACGGCGTGCTGAAGATCGACGGCGAGGTCGGCAACAAGAAGCAGTACGACCCCCGCGCCTGGGGCAAGGCTGCCGAGGCCGGCATGGCCGCGCGCATCGTCGAGGCCTGCGAGAACCTCCGCTCCTCGGGCAAGACCGTCGGCGCCTGA
- a CDS encoding YoaK family protein, translating into MLRDYLLAVAGPVRSPRHNLQLAALLSLNAGVLNSVGFVAVSVYTSHMTGLTATVADNLVLGGTTVVLVGLLAIATFVAGAAACAVLFNWGRRRGLRGRYANVLVLEASLVLLFGLLAEGLTWRHRELVFVAVLCFTMGMQNAIITKISGAQIRTTHVTGMVTDIGIELGKLAYVHRTDDLDPVVADHRKLGMLAMLVGLFFVGGVIGALGYPEIGFATLVPLALVLLAVAAGPLAADVHRHRRAGAGAR; encoded by the coding sequence TTGCTGAGGGACTACCTGCTCGCCGTCGCCGGACCCGTCCGCTCCCCACGTCACAACCTGCAGCTCGCGGCCCTGCTGTCCCTCAACGCCGGGGTGCTCAACTCGGTCGGCTTCGTGGCGGTGTCGGTCTACACCTCCCACATGACCGGGCTGACCGCGACCGTCGCGGACAACCTCGTCCTCGGCGGGACCACGGTCGTCCTCGTCGGCCTCCTCGCGATCGCCACGTTCGTGGCGGGAGCGGCTGCCTGCGCGGTGCTCTTCAACTGGGGCAGGCGGCGCGGGCTGCGCGGTCGCTACGCCAACGTGCTCGTGCTCGAGGCGTCGCTGGTCCTGCTCTTCGGCCTGCTCGCCGAGGGGCTCACCTGGCGGCACCGGGAGCTGGTCTTCGTGGCGGTGCTGTGCTTCACCATGGGCATGCAGAACGCGATCATCACCAAGATCTCAGGCGCCCAGATCCGCACGACCCACGTCACCGGCATGGTCACCGACATCGGGATCGAGCTGGGGAAGCTCGCCTACGTCCACCGCACCGACGACCTCGACCCCGTGGTGGCCGACCACCGCAAGCTCGGGATGCTGGCGATGCTGGTCGGGCTCTTCTTCGTCGGTGGGGTCATCGGCGCGCTGGGCTACCCGGAGATCGGCTTCGCGACGCTCGTGCCGCTCGCCCTGGTGCTGCTCGCTGTCGCGGCCGGCCCTCTCGCCGCCGACGTGCACCGTCACCGGCGGGCGGGCGCCGGCGCTCGCTGA